The following proteins come from a genomic window of Anopheles ziemanni chromosome 3, idAnoZiCoDA_A2_x.2, whole genome shotgun sequence:
- the LOC131286813 gene encoding tyrosine-protein phosphatase non-receptor type 23, translated as MEAVPRMPMVSFELKTSPEQTNFGTLKQYIAEYYQEDPASYTKECYQLEQLRGNAVRPTRDVEGTATIRRYYCQLHSIQNRFLLGGLSESQQMLTFHWKDLYSGATLSKTNLKYEMAVVLHNFAALHTQLGAAESRSDPESMKKACTHFQCAAWAFGYVKDNYALLLQGDLSTELLIYMQALCLAQAQECIMEKSLCDNRKSGIIAKVTAQIISYYNSALAALLTQSGDDGRIQDLVGSKQFKEWRRYVRFKISYLSCILLLYQGQQSEEQQKMGERVALYQASFDKLEEARKESKGLAHIEQVNDALQFTMDVVEAKRKSAKNENEFIYHEEVPELSAISAVQGANLVNGIAFNVTDSEAMGEDIFHRLVPMKAHESSSLYSEEKASLLRTIGTKVEDKDTELETFMSSLNLDAIGQNPTATNDTRLPQGLVDRCAELQAKPNAIPDLVQSMSTLADTCSDVELTLKEIKNLLRQDEKQEEHYQAKIGQRSNGGAHIVELGRELAKYQEAHNKAGESNDTLRKAMGLHVHNLKILSQPLPDIKAQIPVSNEQFDEPTFKELHAILSKVNEMKGQRSKLYQELRHNITEDDITSQLIALESGSNQKAKMDELFRKELSKHDQLVGVLEQNMKAQANILKALTDVYARCAPALKSFTDAKSRRDQFFSSLQASFDVYEDLLSKSAKGLEFYRKLQSNVQKLYSRVKAACDVQEEERNQKLKSSNMSKRASESPSINTLGMDVSGNPTASFASGTGGSSTGRGSGGPKLKDYLKAGTISLGSIKAAGVDKGMTNHLPSVRPTPVGSESTAPMGGGGGSGVGQTGGYYQDSYGSYSNYHQQQQHQLQYGGTNLTNVAPGYDYSQYTPQTPQQTQQHQPQSQPQPTSTGYTNPMYQTNNNNTNNSYYYNQSPQQQPQQQIQQHNPTNNIGGYDYGQYGQTAAPTQQASPAPSTASSSTDAGQTQAAWSQLNQQFGIMNLQQNTGEYYMPASASSSIGNYTVASVSDSSIQSYPSVQGQIPGYQAATGSQQQQQQYPVSSVTGTYSQYPASSSESMGSVSSVQDMSAYGNYPQTQPQHQQQPSQQQQQPPPTQQQQQQAPPTQHYQQGPYQTEQTASYGSHPGYSYNSSTGAYDYASGFQYDSSGAGAVSYQNQYVANPQVGNTSQSTYSASNQTSTSVDSTASQQYQLSTGSYQPAGAGYPSVSGTTPTAVSYAQEQQPNTSYYANHAGAPVNTSTPGYYHQSSTYSTIQSNQYLHQSQGEQTIQPQATPNGNSDQAAHVAHYSHHTNSYVDSTGSQQQQPQYSHQTPATASTTTTASSQQHQSVVSPQVHVPQATTVPQSKNVDLLSGIDFSPAIVPPISVPILQPQPSTSSIAGSLVDGTETNHSVILTPTKANSESLVEKAKEQVMSATPSAATIGDRKPSLDNLSLCSDMSSSFDWESASVCGATATVSGMVTNTLPSNSSLDNVFLRPAKPDPFDDAATVKWFHKEVERLEKFVETINIKTLNGTTPLDSKWKELQDLLVKEESKRQVNVARLFPEKNRSIDCVPYDHARVQLSTDTDNYINAVYVKFKKDQKLDLGFGCPHFILAQTPLPNTVNDFWNMAWSQKSNVIICLHTANELLDPFWPTETGKELSYGDVSVMLEKQFDLTHCTERTLRISMLGSDYSQSVALLQPKLWPKNSPEQVLGVAQNLIDAYRQYNHEQKQQQLRPLVLNCLNGTDRSSLITVAITTILATQTRKPLLINVIDIWYRICCQRKGALRDPNYIQLSYQIVLNNGHSILNKRGILTSYQMKSAQAASNAVQEEANNDPFKDLDPLWKLK; from the exons ATGGAGGCCGTACCGCGGATGCCGATGGTTAGCTTCGAGCTGAAAACAAGCCCGGAGCAAACAAATTTCGGTACCCTCAAGCAG TACATTGCGGAATACTACCAAGAAGATCCTGCCTCGTACACCAAAGAATGCTATCAGCTGGAACAACTACGTGGAAACGCCGTCCGTCCGACCAGGGATGTCGAGGGAACGGCCACCATCCGGCGCTACTACTGTCAGTTGCACTCGATCCAGAACCGCTTTCTTTTGGGAGGTCTGAGTGAAAGCCAGCAGATGCTGACATTTCACTGGAAAGACCTCTACTCGGGGGCAACGCTGTCTAAGACGAACTTGAAGTACGAAATGGCTGTGGTACTGCATAATTTCGCTGCCCTTCACACCCAACTCGGTGCCGCCGAAAGCCGATCCGATCCGGAGAGTATGAAGAAAGCCTGTACACACTTCCAGTGTGCTGCCTGGGCGTTTGGGTACGTGAAGGATAACTatgcgctgctgctgcagggCGATTTGTCCACCGAGCTGCTGATTTACATGCAAGCTCTCTGCCTCGCCCAAGCCCAAGAGTGCATCATGGAGAAGAGCTTGTGCGACAATCGGAAGTCGGGCATAATCGCCAAGGTGACGGCACAGATCATAAGCTACTACAACTCGGCACTAGCTGCTTTGCTCACGCAGAGCGGCGATGACGGGCGTATCCAGGACCTTGTTGGTAGCAAGCAGTTCAAGGAGTGGCGCCGGTATGTGCGCTTCAAGATCTCCTACTTGTCCTGCATCCTGCTACTCTATCAGGGTCAACAGTCGGAGGAGCAGCAAAAAATGGGCGAACGAGTAGCGCTGTACCAAGCCTCATTCGACAAGCTGGAGGAAGCACGCAAAGAGTCAAAGGGGCTGGCGCACATCGAGCAAGTGAACGACGCGCTGCAGTTCACGATGGACGTGGTGGAGGCGAAGCGCAAGTCGGCCAAGAACGAAAATGAATTCATCTACCACGAAGAGGTGCCGGAGCTGAGTGCGATCTCGGCTGTGCAAGGAGCTAACCTGGTGAATGGGATCGCATTCAACGTCACCGATTCGGAGGCCATGGGAGAAGACATATTTCACCGCCTTGTGCCAATGAAGGCGCACGAGAGTAGTTCCCTTTACAGCGAGGAGAAGGCATCCCTCCTGCGTACCATCGGGACGAAGGTGGAAGATAAGGATACTGAACTTGAAACGTTCATGAGTTCACTTAATTTGGACGCGATTGGACAGAATCCGACCGCCACCAATGATACCCGCCTGCCGCAGGGTTTAGTTGATCGGTGCGCTGAGCTGCAAGCGAAACCAAACGCAATACCCGATCTAGTGCAGTCCATGAGCACCTTAGCAGACACGTGCTCCGACGTGGAACTTACGCTGAAAGAAATCAAGAATTTGTTGCGGCAGGACGAAAAACAGGAGGAACACTATCAGGCGAAAATAGGCCAACGTTCGAACGGTGGTGCTCACATCGTGGAGCTCGGCCGGGAGCTGGCAAAGTATCAGGAGGCCCACAACAAGGCCGGTGAAAGCAATGACACCCTACGAAAGGCCATGGGATTGCATGTGCATAATTTGAAGATCCTCTCGCAACCCCTGCCGGACATTAAGGCGCAAATTCCGGTCAGCAACGAGCAATTCGATGAGCCCACGTTCAAGGAACTGCATGCCATTTTGTCGAAGGTTAACGAAATGAAAGGGCAGCGAAGCAAGCTGTACCAGGAGCTGCGGCACAACATCACCGAGGACGACATCACGTCCCAACTGATTGCGCTCGAGAGCGGCTCGAATCAGAAGGCGAAAATGGACGAACTGTTTCGCAAGGAACTATCGAAGCACGACCAGCTGGTGGGAGTATTAGAGCAAAACATGAAAGCTCAGGCCAACATCCTGAAGGCCCTCACCGACGTGTACGCACGGTGTGCCCCTGCGCTGAAGAGTTTCACCGATGCGAAATCCCGTCGCGATCAATTTTTCTCCTCCCTGCAAGCGTCTTTCGATGTGTACGAGGACCTGCTGTCCAAAAGCGCTAAAGGGTTGGAGTTCTACCGCAAACTCCAAAGCAACGTGCAGAAATTGTACTCACGTGTGAAGGCAGCATGCGATGTACAGGAAGAGGAACGCAATCAGAAGCTGAAATCGAGCAACATGTCAAAACGAGCGAGTGAATCCCCCTCAATCAACACGTTAGGAATGGATGTTTCCGGAAACCCAACAGCTTCCTTCGCGAGTGGAACAGGTGGAAGCAGTACTGGACGAGGGAGTGGTGGTCCGAAGCTGAAGGACTATCTTAAGGCGGGTACCATCAGCTTGGGATCGATCAAAGCGGCCGGTGTTGATAAGGGTATGACGAACCATTTACCCTCCGTTCGACCGACACCCGTTGGATCGGAAAGTACAGCTCCGatgggtggtggaggtggaagtGGCGTTGGTCAAACTGGAGGTTACTATCAAGATTCGTATGGATCTTACTCCAATtatcatcagcaacagcagcatcaactGCAGTACGGTGGAACGAATCTGACAAACGTTGCCCCTGGTTACGATTATTCACAGTACACTCCGCAAACACCACAGCAAACTCAGCAACACCAACCACAGTCCCAACCACAACCTACTTCGACAGGCTACACAAATCCCATGTatcaaaccaacaacaacaacaccaacaacagtTACTACTATAATCAATCACCACAGCAACAACCGCAGCAGCAGATCCAACAGCATAATCCAACCAATAACATCGGTGGCTATGACTATGGACAATATGGACAGACGGCGGCTCCGACCCAGCAAGCTTCGCCTGCTCCTTCGACAGCCTCCTCCTCGACGGATGCGGGACAAACGCAGGCAGCCTGGTCACAACTGAATCAGCAGTTTGGTATCATGAATCTCCAACAGAATACCGGGGAATACTACATGCCTGCTTCGGCTAGTAGCTCCATCGGGAATTATACCGTCGCCAGTGTAAGTGATTCTTCAATCCAGTCCTACCCAAGTGTACAAGGACAGATTCCGGGATACCAAGCGGCCACTGGAagtcaacagcagcagcagcaatatcCTGTATCTTCTGTAACTGGAACCTATTCCCAGTATCCGGCATCGTCTAGTGAATCCATGGGATCAGTCTCGTCGGTGCAGGATATGAGTGCGTACGGAAACTACCCCCAAACCCAAccgcaacaccagcagcagccttcacagcagcaacagcaacctcCTCccacacagcagcagcagcagcaagctcCTCCCACCCAGCATTACCAACAAGGGCCTTATCAAACAGAGCAGACCGCATCCTATGGATCTCATCCGGGATATTCCTATAATTCAAGCACCGGAGCTTATGATTACGCGAGTGGCTTTCAGTACGATTCATCCGGAGCTGGAGCTGTGTCGTATCAAAATCAGTACGTAGCGAATCCACAGGTCGGAAATACGTCACAATCAACGTATTCCGCATCCAACCAAACATCCACTTCGGTCGATTCCACCGCTTCGCAACAGTACCAACTGTCGACCGGTAGTTATCAACCGGCTGGTGCGGGATACCCGTCAGTTTCCGGCACTACGCCGACTGCCGTATCCTATGCGCAGGAACAACAACCGAATACGTCCTATTATGCTAATCATGCAGGAGCTCCGGTAAACACTTCAACCCCCGGGTATTACCACCAATCGTCTACGTACTCCACCATACAGTCCAACCAGTATTTACACCAGTCCCAAGGTGAGCAGACGATTCAACCGCAAGCGACCCCCAATGGAAATTCCGATCAGGCGGCACACGTGGCGCACTACTCCCATCACACGAATTCGTACGTCGATAGTACCGgttcgcagcagcaacaaccgcaGTACTCGCACCAGACACCGGCCACGGCGAGCACCACCACGACCGCTTCATCCCAGCAGCATCAGTCGGTGGTTAGTCCACAGGTGCACGTACCCCAGGCCACCACTGTTCCACAATCCAAAAACGTTGATCTTCTCTCGGGCATAGACTTTTCTCCAGCGATCGTTCCGCCGATCAGTGTACCGATCCTCCAGCCACAACCTTCCACCTCGTCCATTGCTGGCAGCTTGGTAGATGGAACTGAAACCAACCATAGCGTAATCCTCACGCCAACGAAGGCCAACAGCGAGAGTCTGGTGGAGAAGGCGAAGGAACAAGTAATGTCAGCGACTCCATCCGCTGCTACCATCGGCGACCGGAAACCGAGCCTCGACAATCTCTCACTCTGTTCGGACATGAGCTCTAGCTTCGACTGGGAAAGTGCGTCGGTTTGTGGAGCTACGGCCACCGTCTCGGGAATGGTCACGAACACCCTTCCCTCCAACTCCTCACTCGACAATGTTTTCCTGCGACCGGCCAAACCGGACCCATTCGACGATGCCGCGACCGTGAAATGGTTCCACAAGGAGGTGGAGCGGTTGGAGAAGTTTGTCGAAACGATTAACATCAAAACGCTGAACGGGACGACACCGCTGGACAGCAAGTGGAAGGAACTGCAAGATCTGCTC GTGAAGGAGGAGTCTAAAAGACAAGTTAACGTGGCTCGTCTCTTCCCGGAGAAAAACCGTTCGATCGACTGCGTGCCATATGATCACGCTCGGGTGCAGCTGTCCACCGATACAGACAATTACATCAATGCGGTTTACGTGAAG TTCAAAAAGGACCAAAAATTG GACCTCGGTTTTGGCTGCCCACACTTTATTTTGGCGCAAACGCCGTTGCCCAATACGGTAAACGACTTCTGGAACATGGCTTGGTCTCAGAAATCCAACGTGATCATATGTTTGCATACCGCCAACGAG CTACTGGACCCCTTTTGGCCGACGGAAACGGGCAAAGAGCTCAGCTATGGTGATGTGTCTGTGATGCTGGAAAAACAGTTCGATCTAACCCACTGCACGGAGCGGACGCTGCGTATCAGCATGCTCGGTTCTGATTATTCGCAGTCAGTAGCGCTGCTGCAACCGAAGCTCTGGCCGAAAAATTCACCCGAACAGGTGCTGGGGGTGGCACAGAATCTGATCGATGCGTACCGTCAGTACAATCACGAgcagaaacaacaacagttGCGCCCACTGGTGCTGAACTGCCTGAATGGAACCGATCGGTCAAGCTTGATCACGGTTGCCATCACCACGATTTTGGCCACACAAACGCGGAAACCCTTGCTGATCA ATGTGATCGACATTTGGTACCGGATCTGTTGCCAGCGGAAGGGTGCTTTGCGCGACCCAAACTACATTCAACTTTCCTATCAGATAGTGCTAAACAATGGGCATAGCATCCTGAACAAAC gTGGCATATTAACGTCGTATCAGATGAAATCGGCCCAGGCGGCCAGTAACGCCGTGCAGGAGGAAGCCAACAATGATCCCTTCAAAGATCTTGATCCGTTGTGGAAATTAAAATGA
- the LOC131286310 gene encoding kelch-like protein diablo isoform X2, with the protein MGDVLISDRPPSPARLSHTSEKHPRVTLQELNVLRRHRELCDVVINVKGRKIFAHRVILSACSPYFRAMFTGELEESRQTEVTICDIDENAMELLIDFCYTSHIVVEESNVQPLLPAACLLQLAEIQDICCEFLKRQLDPENCLGIRAFADTHSCRELLRIADKFTQHNFQEVMESEEFLLLPVGQLVDIICSDELNVRSEEQVFNAVMAWLKYNVADRRQHLAQVLQHVRMPLLSPKFLVGTVGSDLLVRSDEACRDLVDEAKNYLLLPQERPLMQGPRTRPRKPTRRGEVLFAVGGWCSGDAIASVERFDPETSDWKMVAPMSKRRCGVGVAVLNDLLYAVGGHDGQSYLNSIERYDPQTNQWSCDVAPTTSCRTSVGVAVLDGFLYAVGGQDGVQCLNHVERYDPKENKWSKVAPMTTRRLGVAVAVLGGYLYAIGGSDGQCPLNTVERYDPRQNKWCAVSPMSTRRKHLGCAVFNNFIYAVGGRDDCMELSSAERYNPHTNSWSPIVAMTSRRSGVGLAVVNGQLYAVGGFDGTAYLKTIEVYDPETNQWRLCGCMNYRRLGGGVGVMRAPQTENYMWIRKDSVV; encoded by the exons ATGGGTGACGTGCTGATATCGGACCGTCCGCCGTCCCCGGCAAG ACTATCACACACCTCGGAGAAGCATCCTCGGGTTACGCTGCAGGAGCTGAACGTCCTGCGTCGGCACCGGGAGCTCTGCGATGTCGTCATAAACGTGAAGGGTCGCAAAATATTTGCGCATCGCGTCATCCTGTCCGCGTGCAGCCCGTACTTCCGAGCGATGTTTACCGGCGAGCTGGAGGAGTCACGCCAGACGGAGGTTACGATTTGCGACATCGATGAGAACGCAATGGAGCTGCTGATTGACTTCTGCTACACGTCGCACATCGTGGTGGAGGAATCGAACGTCCAACCTCTGCTGCCGGCCGCCTGCTTGCTGCAGCTGGCCGAAATACAGGACATTTGTTGCGAGTTTCTGAAGCGCCAGCTCGATCCGGAGAACTGTCTCGGCATTCGCGCCTTCGCCGATACGCATTCGTGCCGGGAGTTGCTGCGCATCGCGGACAAGTTCACCCAGCACAACTTCCAGGAGGTGATGGAGAGTGAGGAGTTTCTGCTGCTACCGGTCGGCCAGCTGGTGGACATTATCTGCAGCGACGAGCTGAACGTGCGCTCGGAGGAGCAGGTGTTCAACGCGGTGATGGCCTGGTTGAAGTACAACGTTGCCGACCGCCGACAGCATCTGGCACAGGTGCTGCAGCACGTCCGGATGCCGCTGCTGAGTCCAAAGTTTCTCGTCGGAACGGTGGGGTCCGATTTGCTCGTTCGCTCGGATGAAGCGTGCCGCGATCTGGTCGATGAGGCTAAGAACTATCTACTGCTGCCACAGGAGCGCCCACTGATGCAGGGTCCACGGACACGCCCCCGAAAACCGACGCGCCGTGGTGAAGTCCTGTTCGCCGTCGGTGGGTGGTGCTCCGGCGATGCAATTGCGTCTGTTGAGCGGTTCGATCCGGAAACGTCCGACTGGAAGATGGTGGCCCCGATGAGCAAACGTCGTTGCGGCGTCGGTGTGGCCGTGCTGAACGATCTGCTGTACGCTGTCGGCGGGCACGACGGCCAGAGCTACTTGAACAGCATCGAGCGATACGATCCGCAGACGAACCAGTGGTCATGTGACGTAGCACCGACCACTAGCTGCCGCACCAGTGTCGGTGTGGCCGTACTCGATGGCTTCCTGTACGCGGTCGGTGGCCAGGATGGTGTGCAGTGTCTCAACCATGTGGAACGGTATGATCCCAAGGAGAACAAATGGTCGAAGGTGGCCCCGATGACGACGCGAAGGCTTGGCGTGGCCGTTGCCGTGCTGGGTGGGTATCTGTACGCCATCGGAGGTTCCGACGGACAGTGTCCCCTGAACACCGTCGAGCGATACGACCCTCGACAGAACAAATGGTGCGCCGTCAGCCCAATGTCTACGCGAAGAAAGCATCTAGGTTGCGCAGTGTTCAACAATTTCATCTATGCCGTGGGCGGGCGGGATGATTGCATGGAGCTATCGTCCGCTGAGCGCTACAACCCGCACACCAACTCGTGGAGTCCGATCGTCGCGATGACGTCCAGACGAAGTGGG GTTGGACTAGCCGTCGTCAATGGTCAATTGTATGCCGTCGGTGGATTCGACGGTACCGCCTACCTGAAGACGATCGAAGTGTACGATCCGGAAACGAACCAATGGCGCCTGTGCGGCTGTATGAACTATCGACGACTGGGCGGTGGGGTTGGCGTGATGCGGGCACCCCAAACCGAGAACTACATGTG GATTCGCAAAGATTCCGTTGTTTAA
- the LOC131286310 gene encoding kelch-like protein diablo isoform X1, whose translation MGDVLISDRPPSPASRLSHTSEKHPRVTLQELNVLRRHRELCDVVINVKGRKIFAHRVILSACSPYFRAMFTGELEESRQTEVTICDIDENAMELLIDFCYTSHIVVEESNVQPLLPAACLLQLAEIQDICCEFLKRQLDPENCLGIRAFADTHSCRELLRIADKFTQHNFQEVMESEEFLLLPVGQLVDIICSDELNVRSEEQVFNAVMAWLKYNVADRRQHLAQVLQHVRMPLLSPKFLVGTVGSDLLVRSDEACRDLVDEAKNYLLLPQERPLMQGPRTRPRKPTRRGEVLFAVGGWCSGDAIASVERFDPETSDWKMVAPMSKRRCGVGVAVLNDLLYAVGGHDGQSYLNSIERYDPQTNQWSCDVAPTTSCRTSVGVAVLDGFLYAVGGQDGVQCLNHVERYDPKENKWSKVAPMTTRRLGVAVAVLGGYLYAIGGSDGQCPLNTVERYDPRQNKWCAVSPMSTRRKHLGCAVFNNFIYAVGGRDDCMELSSAERYNPHTNSWSPIVAMTSRRSGVGLAVVNGQLYAVGGFDGTAYLKTIEVYDPETNQWRLCGCMNYRRLGGGVGVMRAPQTENYMWIRKDSVV comes from the exons ATGGGTGACGTGCTGATATCGGACCGTCCGCCGTCCCCGGCAAG CAGACTATCACACACCTCGGAGAAGCATCCTCGGGTTACGCTGCAGGAGCTGAACGTCCTGCGTCGGCACCGGGAGCTCTGCGATGTCGTCATAAACGTGAAGGGTCGCAAAATATTTGCGCATCGCGTCATCCTGTCCGCGTGCAGCCCGTACTTCCGAGCGATGTTTACCGGCGAGCTGGAGGAGTCACGCCAGACGGAGGTTACGATTTGCGACATCGATGAGAACGCAATGGAGCTGCTGATTGACTTCTGCTACACGTCGCACATCGTGGTGGAGGAATCGAACGTCCAACCTCTGCTGCCGGCCGCCTGCTTGCTGCAGCTGGCCGAAATACAGGACATTTGTTGCGAGTTTCTGAAGCGCCAGCTCGATCCGGAGAACTGTCTCGGCATTCGCGCCTTCGCCGATACGCATTCGTGCCGGGAGTTGCTGCGCATCGCGGACAAGTTCACCCAGCACAACTTCCAGGAGGTGATGGAGAGTGAGGAGTTTCTGCTGCTACCGGTCGGCCAGCTGGTGGACATTATCTGCAGCGACGAGCTGAACGTGCGCTCGGAGGAGCAGGTGTTCAACGCGGTGATGGCCTGGTTGAAGTACAACGTTGCCGACCGCCGACAGCATCTGGCACAGGTGCTGCAGCACGTCCGGATGCCGCTGCTGAGTCCAAAGTTTCTCGTCGGAACGGTGGGGTCCGATTTGCTCGTTCGCTCGGATGAAGCGTGCCGCGATCTGGTCGATGAGGCTAAGAACTATCTACTGCTGCCACAGGAGCGCCCACTGATGCAGGGTCCACGGACACGCCCCCGAAAACCGACGCGCCGTGGTGAAGTCCTGTTCGCCGTCGGTGGGTGGTGCTCCGGCGATGCAATTGCGTCTGTTGAGCGGTTCGATCCGGAAACGTCCGACTGGAAGATGGTGGCCCCGATGAGCAAACGTCGTTGCGGCGTCGGTGTGGCCGTGCTGAACGATCTGCTGTACGCTGTCGGCGGGCACGACGGCCAGAGCTACTTGAACAGCATCGAGCGATACGATCCGCAGACGAACCAGTGGTCATGTGACGTAGCACCGACCACTAGCTGCCGCACCAGTGTCGGTGTGGCCGTACTCGATGGCTTCCTGTACGCGGTCGGTGGCCAGGATGGTGTGCAGTGTCTCAACCATGTGGAACGGTATGATCCCAAGGAGAACAAATGGTCGAAGGTGGCCCCGATGACGACGCGAAGGCTTGGCGTGGCCGTTGCCGTGCTGGGTGGGTATCTGTACGCCATCGGAGGTTCCGACGGACAGTGTCCCCTGAACACCGTCGAGCGATACGACCCTCGACAGAACAAATGGTGCGCCGTCAGCCCAATGTCTACGCGAAGAAAGCATCTAGGTTGCGCAGTGTTCAACAATTTCATCTATGCCGTGGGCGGGCGGGATGATTGCATGGAGCTATCGTCCGCTGAGCGCTACAACCCGCACACCAACTCGTGGAGTCCGATCGTCGCGATGACGTCCAGACGAAGTGGG GTTGGACTAGCCGTCGTCAATGGTCAATTGTATGCCGTCGGTGGATTCGACGGTACCGCCTACCTGAAGACGATCGAAGTGTACGATCCGGAAACGAACCAATGGCGCCTGTGCGGCTGTATGAACTATCGACGACTGGGCGGTGGGGTTGGCGTGATGCGGGCACCCCAAACCGAGAACTACATGTG GATTCGCAAAGATTCCGTTGTTTAA
- the LOC131288220 gene encoding uncharacterized protein LOC131288220, whose protein sequence is MDGSDSVMMSFKCPLCDMPIESQEKLKQHIKITHSHYYYDTYLFPPEMLFPGASSSATAHVEGVISNEPLSTPDVTIEPVEEECCTCCAFEESGPGGDCGFCDCADDGQGECDDCLVM, encoded by the exons ATGGATGGATCCGATAGCGTAATGATGAGCTTCAAGTGTCCACTCTGTGATATGCCCATCGAGTCCCAGGAGAAGCTGAAGCAGCACATCAAGATCACCCACAGCCATTACTACTACGATACGTATCTGTTTCCGCCGGAAATGCTCTTCCCGGGCGCTTCATCCAGTGCAACGGCACATGTGGAAGGCGTTATAAGCAACGAGCCG CTATCCACACCGGATGTGACAATCGAACCAGTCGAAGAAGAGTGCTGCACTTGCTGTGCGTTCGAAGAGTCCGGTCCGGGTGGTGACTGTGGGTTCTGTGACTGCGCGGACGATGGTCAGGGCGAGTGTGACGACTGTTTGGTGATGTAA